A section of the Tepidanaerobacter syntrophicus genome encodes:
- the hypD gene encoding trans-4-hydroxy-L-proline dehydratase: protein MSDGSLGRPALEKEIQKRRSAVKPINERIAKLREESVNSKVKISPERVKIITDFYKSGAAKGKSIPHQRAMAFKYLMERVSLPVEEGQLIVGIRGTGPQEVPTYPEICTHSIEDLKILSSRENMPYLVDDETFKLYEEEIIPEWQGNTMRDLIFGSVSDEWIKAYEAGIWTEFMEQRAPGHTAGGERIFKTGLLDIREEIKKKIEEAKPSDPYYYDKIEELKAMDIAAEAMLIYARRYKEKLEKMAEEEQNPERKKELLEMARICSRVPAHAPTTFWEALQHYWFIHVGIVYETNPWDSYNPGRFDQHLFPFYKKDVEEGRLTRERAKELLEAFWIKVNNQPAVPKVGVTAEESFTYNDFTKINIGGLKEDGSDGVNDVSYLVLEVLNEVRTLQPNTAVLVSDKNPRHFLLKALEVVGPGFGEPPFFNFDGAIVKMLRQGKKLEDARTAGVSGCVETGSFGKESYILTGYFNLPKILEITLNNGIDPKTGRMLGIQTGDPSSFKSYEELWNAFLEQVKHFMEIKMAGNDIIEALFAKYMPVPFLSLWTEDCVKRGKDYNAGGTRYNTQYLQIVGLGTLAYSLTSLKFHVFDKKTISMSDMLDALKQDFEGKYEIMRQIILNKTPVYGEDEDYSDVIAKEIVDTVVDIVESYPPSPVRKASKRVYFLPTTAHVYFGKVTGATPDGRKAGFPVSEGISPVQGTDKKGVAAVFRSITKCDWDKTGGALLNQKLTPDLLEGRENLKNIASLIKTFFNMGGHHVQFNVVSSELLRTAQEHPKDFQDLMVRVAGYSDYFVNLPKGLQEEIIARTEHKNL, encoded by the coding sequence ATGAGCGACGGTTCATTAGGAAGGCCGGCACTGGAAAAGGAAATCCAAAAAAGAAGATCTGCGGTAAAGCCGATAAATGAGAGGATAGCAAAGCTTCGAGAAGAAAGCGTAAATAGCAAGGTAAAAATATCCCCTGAACGGGTAAAAATCATAACTGATTTTTATAAAAGCGGTGCCGCAAAAGGCAAATCGATTCCGCATCAAAGAGCGATGGCTTTTAAATACTTGATGGAGCGGGTAAGTTTACCGGTGGAAGAAGGGCAGCTCATTGTAGGCATAAGAGGGACAGGTCCTCAGGAAGTGCCCACATATCCTGAGATATGCACCCACAGCATAGAAGATCTTAAAATACTTAGCAGCCGGGAAAACATGCCTTATTTGGTGGATGATGAGACTTTCAAGCTGTACGAAGAAGAAATAATACCAGAATGGCAAGGCAATACAATGCGAGACTTAATATTCGGCAGTGTTTCAGATGAATGGATAAAAGCCTATGAAGCCGGGATATGGACGGAATTTATGGAGCAGAGAGCTCCGGGACACACTGCCGGCGGCGAGAGGATATTTAAGACAGGCCTCCTTGATATAAGGGAAGAGATAAAGAAGAAAATTGAAGAAGCAAAACCCAGCGATCCATACTATTATGACAAGATAGAAGAGCTGAAGGCTATGGACATAGCTGCTGAGGCAATGCTTATTTATGCGCGGCGTTATAAAGAAAAACTGGAAAAGATGGCCGAGGAGGAGCAAAATCCTGAAAGAAAAAAGGAACTTTTAGAAATGGCAAGAATCTGCAGCCGTGTTCCTGCCCACGCCCCTACGACATTCTGGGAGGCACTCCAGCATTACTGGTTTATTCATGTAGGCATAGTATATGAAACAAATCCGTGGGATTCTTACAATCCGGGCAGATTCGATCAGCACCTTTTCCCCTTCTATAAAAAAGATGTTGAAGAAGGAAGACTTACAAGAGAAAGAGCCAAAGAGCTTTTAGAGGCATTTTGGATAAAAGTCAATAATCAACCTGCAGTGCCGAAGGTAGGAGTTACTGCGGAGGAAAGCTTCACATACAATGATTTTACAAAAATAAATATCGGCGGCTTAAAAGAAGATGGGTCTGACGGTGTAAATGATGTGTCATATCTGGTTTTAGAGGTCCTTAATGAAGTTAGAACACTGCAGCCTAATACCGCTGTTCTTGTAAGCGACAAAAACCCCAGGCATTTTCTCTTGAAGGCCCTTGAAGTTGTAGGACCCGGTTTTGGCGAGCCGCCGTTTTTCAATTTCGACGGTGCCATTGTGAAGATGCTAAGACAAGGCAAGAAATTGGAAGATGCTAGAACGGCAGGGGTCAGCGGATGCGTAGAAACAGGATCTTTTGGAAAAGAGTCCTATATCCTGACAGGCTATTTTAATCTCCCTAAGATTTTAGAAATAACATTAAATAATGGAATAGATCCAAAGACCGGCCGAATGCTGGGAATCCAGACCGGCGATCCTTCATCGTTTAAAAGCTACGAAGAACTTTGGAATGCGTTTTTGGAACAGGTAAAGCATTTTATGGAAATAAAAATGGCAGGCAATGATATTATAGAGGCGCTTTTTGCAAAGTATATGCCGGTGCCTTTTCTATCCCTTTGGACAGAGGACTGCGTAAAGCGCGGGAAAGATTACAACGCAGGGGGTACCCGCTACAATACTCAGTACCTCCAGATAGTAGGTCTTGGAACTCTTGCTTACAGTCTGACATCCCTTAAGTTCCATGTATTTGATAAAAAGACCATCTCTATGAGCGACATGCTTGATGCTTTAAAGCAGGACTTTGAGGGAAAATACGAGATAATGAGACAAATCATCTTAAATAAGACGCCGGTATACGGAGAAGATGAGGATTACAGCGATGTGATAGCAAAAGAGATAGTGGATACTGTAGTTGATATAGTAGAGTCCTATCCCCCTTCCCCTGTTAGGAAAGCCTCAAAGAGAGTTTATTTCCTGCCAACAACTGCCCATGTCTACTTCGGAAAAGTTACAGGCGCCACACCTGACGGCAGAAAAGCAGGTTTTCCTGTTTCAGAAGGGATTTCACCGGTCCAGGGCACAGATAAAAAAGGCGTTGCGGCAGTTTTTAGGTCTATTACAAAGTGCGACTGGGATAAGACCGGTGGAGCACTACTTAATCAGAAGCTTACGCCGGATCTTTTAGAGGGTCGGGAAAATTTAAAGAATATCGCAAGCCTTATTAAAACCTTTTTCAACATGGGAGGACACCATGTTCAGTTTAATGTGGTAAGTTCAGAGCTTTTGCGAACAGCCCAAGAGCACCCAAAAGACTTTCAGGATCTGATGGTAAGAGTTGCAGGCTACAGCGACTATTTTGTAAATCTGCCCAAGGGACTGCAGGAGGAAATAATTGCAAGGACAGAACATAAAAATCTTTGA
- a CDS encoding ABC transporter ATP-binding protein, producing the protein MCGSLLTCEVNKLHENNDYLLEVKNLKKYFKVGANQILKAVDDVSFSIKEGETLGLVGESGCGKSTTGKTIARLYAPTGGKVIFEGKNAHKLNGQEAREFSKKVQMIFQDPYASLDPRMTVKDIIGEGIDIHNLYKGKEKLQRIYELLNLVGLNKEHADRYPHEFSGGQRQRIGIARALAVEPTFIVCDEPISALDASVQAQIVNLLISLQHKLRLTYLFIAHNLIMVKHLSDRVAVMYLGNIVELADSSELYDNPLHPYTKALISAIPIADPKLERSRQRILVEGDVSNPINPPPGCLFKSRCKFAKPVCEQEKPPLKEISPNHFISCYLY; encoded by the coding sequence ATGTGCGGCAGTCTTTTAACCTGTGAGGTGAACAAGTTGCATGAAAATAACGATTACCTGCTTGAAGTAAAAAATCTAAAAAAGTATTTCAAGGTTGGCGCAAACCAAATATTAAAAGCGGTAGATGATGTAAGTTTTTCCATAAAAGAAGGAGAGACATTAGGGCTTGTTGGCGAATCCGGCTGCGGAAAATCTACTACCGGAAAAACTATTGCAAGACTATATGCTCCAACAGGGGGCAAGGTTATATTTGAAGGAAAAAATGCCCACAAATTAAACGGACAGGAAGCAAGAGAGTTTTCCAAAAAGGTTCAGATGATATTTCAAGACCCTTATGCATCTCTTGATCCTAGAATGACAGTAAAAGACATAATCGGCGAAGGCATTGATATACACAACTTATATAAGGGCAAAGAAAAACTTCAAAGAATATATGAATTACTAAATCTTGTAGGTTTAAACAAAGAACATGCAGACAGATATCCTCATGAATTTTCAGGGGGACAAAGACAGCGTATAGGAATTGCCAGGGCACTGGCAGTGGAACCTACCTTTATAGTATGTGATGAGCCTATCTCGGCTCTTGATGCCTCGGTTCAGGCACAAATAGTAAATCTGCTTATATCACTACAGCATAAACTTCGGCTCACCTACCTTTTTATAGCCCATAACTTAATTATGGTAAAACATTTATCAGACAGGGTGGCAGTTATGTATCTTGGCAATATTGTGGAACTTGCAGACAGCAGCGAGCTTTATGATAATCCCCTGCATCCGTATACTAAAGCTCTAATTTCTGCAATACCTATTGCTGACCCAAAACTTGAAAGAAGCCGACAGAGGATTCTAGTAGAAGGTGATGTTTCAAACCCGATAAATCCGCCTCCGGGATGTTTGTTTAAATCAAGATGCAAGTTTGCAAAACCTGTATGCGAGCAGGAAAAGCCGCCACTTAAAGAGATAAGTCCTAACCACTTTATATCCTGCTATCTGTATTAG
- a CDS encoding ABC transporter ATP-binding protein encodes MDKLLDVKNLEVNFKTYGGTINAVRGMSFDIDTGECLAIVGESGCGKSVTAKAIMGLIPCPPGEISGGSILFDGTDLLKLDRKSMMKIRGAKIGMIFQDPMTYLNPTMTVGKQIEEVLKKHTNYTKKQMTERIIEILNFVGIANPKRRMRQYPFELSGGMRQRVMIAIATVCTPKLLIADEPTTALDVTIQAQILELIKSLQKSMNTSVMLITHDLGVVANMADRVMVVYAGKIVESGVVDDVFYKPQHPYTWGLLSSIPTLELKNKEKLPSIEGTPPDLFSPPTGCAFAARCAFAMKICKEMYPETVDLGEGHHCACWLLHEKAKNVRQSFNL; translated from the coding sequence ATGGACAAACTACTTGATGTAAAAAATCTTGAAGTAAATTTTAAAACTTACGGCGGCACTATAAATGCTGTAAGAGGCATGTCCTTTGACATAGACACAGGAGAATGTCTTGCGATTGTAGGAGAGTCGGGATGCGGAAAAAGTGTTACTGCAAAAGCCATAATGGGTCTTATTCCTTGCCCTCCAGGCGAAATATCAGGCGGCAGCATCCTATTTGACGGCACTGACCTTTTAAAGCTTGATAGAAAAAGTATGATGAAAATAAGGGGCGCAAAAATCGGAATGATATTCCAGGACCCCATGACATATCTTAATCCAACGATGACAGTTGGAAAACAAATTGAAGAGGTGCTGAAAAAGCATACAAATTACACTAAAAAGCAAATGACTGAAAGAATTATAGAGATATTAAATTTTGTAGGCATAGCAAATCCAAAAAGGAGAATGCGCCAATATCCCTTTGAGCTTTCAGGAGGCATGAGGCAGCGGGTTATGATTGCAATAGCAACTGTGTGCACCCCAAAGCTCTTGATTGCAGATGAGCCCACTACAGCTTTAGATGTTACTATACAGGCTCAAATCCTGGAACTTATAAAATCACTGCAAAAAAGCATGAATACCTCAGTGATGCTAATTACCCATGACTTGGGAGTTGTGGCAAACATGGCAGATAGAGTGATGGTGGTTTATGCCGGGAAGATAGTAGAGTCAGGGGTGGTAGACGATGTATTCTATAAGCCGCAACATCCTTATACTTGGGGGCTTTTAAGCTCAATACCTACTTTAGAGCTTAAAAATAAAGAAAAGCTGCCTTCGATTGAAGGCACGCCGCCGGATTTATTTTCACCGCCGACAGGGTGCGCCTTTGCAGCCAGGTGTGCCTTTGCTATGAAAATTTGTAAAGAGATGTATCCTGAAACGGTGGATTTAGGAGAAGGTCACCACTGTGCCTGCTGGCTGCTGCATGAGAAAGCCAAAAATGTGCGGCAGTCTTTTAACCTGTGA
- a CDS encoding ABC transporter permease, translated as MDSSDIITDEMFTVVGKDIENYNLITRPSLSYWQDAWIRLKKNKVAMLGLAIIIFYIIMAIIGPYMTSADYRMTNSAIADQLPSKEHWFGTDSLGRDLWARVWLGARVSLTIGFAVTLLNQFIGIIIGGISGYFGGKLDMIIMRIIDVLYGIPSLIVAILVILVRGESGIASLIIAMIITGWIGSARFVRGQVLQLKNQEFVLAAKVLGASSMRIILRHLIPNMMGLLITNITMAIPGAIFSEAFLSYIGIGIQPPDTSWGQLAREGAQVFMAYPWEIFLPSFFISTTMLSLNLLGDGLRNALDPKMRGTAKV; from the coding sequence ATGGACAGTTCGGATATTATAACCGATGAAATGTTCACTGTTGTAGGAAAAGATATAGAAAACTATAATTTAATAACAAGACCCAGCCTTTCTTACTGGCAGGATGCATGGATAAGACTGAAGAAAAACAAGGTGGCCATGTTAGGCCTTGCTATAATAATATTTTATATAATTATGGCGATAATAGGACCTTATATGACTTCTGCCGACTACAGGATGACAAATTCAGCTATAGCGGATCAACTGCCCAGCAAAGAACATTGGTTCGGAACGGATTCTCTCGGCAGAGATCTTTGGGCCAGAGTTTGGCTTGGGGCAAGGGTGTCTCTTACTATCGGCTTTGCGGTAACACTGCTCAATCAGTTTATCGGCATCATTATAGGCGGCATATCCGGCTACTTTGGCGGCAAACTTGATATGATAATAATGAGGATAATAGATGTGCTTTACGGCATACCGTCCCTTATTGTTGCAATACTTGTCATATTGGTAAGAGGCGAGTCCGGCATAGCAAGTCTCATAATAGCTATGATAATAACCGGATGGATTGGAAGTGCGCGATTTGTAAGGGGTCAGGTGCTTCAATTAAAAAATCAGGAATTCGTCCTTGCCGCAAAGGTCCTTGGCGCAAGCAGCATGAGGATAATTTTGCGCCACCTTATACCAAATATGATGGGACTTTTAATTACGAATATTACAATGGCTATTCCGGGAGCCATATTCTCGGAAGCATTTTTAAGCTATATAGGTATCGGTATTCAACCGCCGGATACAAGCTGGGGGCAGCTTGCAAGAGAAGGTGCCCAGGTATTTATGGCATATCCATGGGAGATATTCCTACCTTCATTTTTCATCAGCACAACAATGCTGTCTCTGAATTTACTTGGCGACGGGCTTAGGAATGCCTTAGATCCCAAAATGCGCGGGACGGCAAAAGTTTAG
- a CDS encoding ABC transporter permease — MKRYILQRLIISLLTIWVLVTVVFILVRLMPGDPFISEKMTPEIRKNMMEYHGFDKPWYVQYLKYLNNLLHGDLGLSLKYSNRSVNTILAQSFPISADLGIRAVVLATVLGLFLGVMAALNNGRFFDYFCVIIAIIGVSVPDFVAGSVLQYVFGLKLHMFPIARWESFRHTVLPVVALSLNTLAVITRTMRSSMLEVINEDYILTAKAKGLSDCEIVTRHEIRNAILPIVTILGPITAGILTGTFVIEQIYAIPGMGRFYVSGINDRDYSMILGMTVFYGVFLVAANFVVDIIYGFVDPRIRISEK, encoded by the coding sequence TTGAAAAGATATATACTTCAAAGATTGATTATATCCTTACTTACAATATGGGTCTTGGTAACTGTGGTATTTATTCTTGTAAGACTTATGCCGGGAGACCCTTTTATAAGCGAAAAAATGACGCCTGAAATACGAAAAAACATGATGGAATATCATGGCTTTGACAAGCCTTGGTATGTGCAGTACTTAAAGTATTTAAACAATCTTTTGCATGGTGACTTAGGACTTTCACTAAAATACAGCAACCGCAGTGTAAATACAATACTTGCTCAATCTTTCCCGATTTCTGCCGACCTTGGTATAAGAGCTGTGGTTCTTGCAACGGTTCTGGGACTTTTCTTAGGGGTAATGGCCGCTTTAAACAATGGCAGATTTTTTGATTACTTTTGTGTCATTATAGCGATAATAGGCGTATCTGTTCCGGACTTTGTGGCAGGTTCGGTTCTGCAGTATGTTTTCGGATTAAAATTGCACATGTTTCCCATAGCAAGATGGGAAAGTTTCAGGCATACAGTGCTTCCTGTAGTCGCCTTGTCCCTTAATACCCTTGCAGTTATAACTAGGACTATGCGTTCTAGTATGTTGGAAGTAATAAACGAGGATTATATACTTACAGCTAAGGCAAAGGGACTTTCGGACTGCGAGATAGTCACAAGGCATGAAATTAGAAACGCCATACTTCCCATTGTGACCATTTTAGGACCTATTACCGCAGGCATACTCACCGGCACCTTTGTTATTGAGCAGATATATGCGATACCGGGCATGGGAAGATTTTATGTATCCGGCATAAATGACAGGGACTATAGCATGATTTTAGGAATGACGGTTTTTTACGGCGTATTCTTGGTTGCGGCAAATTTTGTAGTTGATATAATATACGGATTTGTAGATCCCAGAATTAGAATATCCGAGAAATAA
- a CDS encoding peptide ABC transporter substrate-binding protein, translated as MSKKFKSILALLTACILACTVLAGCGGSGTTEKTENAGDATTVKQELTFSQSSEIPSLDQQLINSMPSTEVSNAIFEGLVRLHDGKVQPGMAETWDISEDGKTYTFHLRDAKWSDGKPVTANDFEYGIKRLLDPKTGAAYAFAGYMIVNGEAYNTGKITDASQVGVKAIDEKTLEIKIANPAPYFLGYLSLACFMPTRQDIVEKYGKDFALEAANNVYNGPFILEEWKHESNVTLKKNPDYWNKDAVKLEKVTILQITDPNTALSMYENGELDWVYVPNTLWDKYKDNPSVKLMMNGAVDWLRLNLNAEDRPWLANLDFRKALNYALNREEYVNAATKGLYLPYSRLVLPLVAGAKGGKYTEECPIDGYPLSGDMEKAKEHLDKAMAALNIMDPKDISLELKFSDAAGDKPLAEVLQDQLTRNLGITVTVNPVTYKQKLADDVAGQYEAVYNGWMPDYDDPMTYLELFESNNTQNSTGWKNPEYDRLIEAARVETDPVKRQQYFWDAEKLLIEECPFVPLQCRQVAYLEKENLKGISRYFVGSDVDFIYAYFE; from the coding sequence ATGAGCAAAAAATTTAAATCAATCCTTGCCCTGCTGACGGCATGCATTTTAGCATGCACAGTGCTTGCCGGCTGCGGTGGCTCCGGTACCACCGAAAAAACTGAAAATGCAGGAGACGCAACTACTGTAAAGCAAGAACTAACCTTTTCTCAGTCATCAGAGATACCCAGCCTTGACCAGCAACTTATCAATTCAATGCCGTCAACTGAGGTTTCCAACGCAATTTTTGAAGGCCTAGTAAGGCTCCATGACGGTAAAGTCCAGCCTGGCATGGCAGAGACATGGGATATTTCCGAAGATGGAAAGACCTATACGTTTCATTTAAGGGATGCAAAATGGAGCGACGGAAAGCCGGTTACAGCAAATGATTTTGAGTACGGAATAAAAAGACTTCTTGATCCTAAGACAGGAGCAGCCTATGCTTTTGCCGGATATATGATAGTAAACGGCGAAGCCTACAATACGGGAAAAATCACAGATGCAAGCCAAGTAGGAGTCAAAGCCATAGATGAAAAAACACTGGAAATAAAGATAGCAAACCCTGCACCATATTTCTTAGGCTATTTAAGTCTTGCGTGCTTTATGCCTACCCGCCAAGACATAGTTGAAAAATACGGAAAAGATTTTGCTCTTGAAGCTGCTAACAATGTCTACAACGGTCCATTTATTTTGGAAGAATGGAAGCATGAGTCTAATGTAACACTGAAAAAGAACCCGGACTACTGGAATAAAGATGCTGTAAAATTGGAAAAAGTGACCATACTTCAGATTACCGATCCTAATACTGCCTTAAGCATGTATGAAAACGGAGAACTGGATTGGGTGTATGTGCCAAATACTCTTTGGGACAAATACAAGGATAATCCCAGCGTAAAACTTATGATGAACGGCGCTGTAGATTGGCTAAGACTTAATCTCAATGCCGAAGACAGGCCTTGGCTTGCGAATTTGGACTTTAGAAAAGCATTGAATTATGCACTGAATAGAGAAGAATATGTAAATGCCGCTACAAAAGGACTTTATCTGCCCTATTCCCGCCTTGTACTGCCCCTTGTAGCAGGAGCAAAAGGAGGCAAGTATACCGAGGAGTGTCCGATTGATGGTTATCCGCTGTCCGGAGACATGGAAAAGGCAAAAGAGCATCTTGATAAAGCAATGGCTGCACTTAACATAATGGACCCGAAAGATATATCTCTTGAACTTAAGTTTTCCGATGCAGCAGGAGACAAACCCCTTGCTGAGGTGCTGCAAGATCAGCTGACAAGGAATCTGGGAATTACAGTAACAGTAAACCCTGTAACATACAAACAAAAGCTTGCAGACGATGTGGCAGGTCAATATGAGGCAGTTTACAACGGCTGGATGCCTGACTATGATGACCCGATGACATATCTCGAGCTTTTTGAAAGCAACAATACCCAAAACTCCACGGGATGGAAAAATCCTGAATATGACAGGTTGATTGAGGCTGCAAGGGTGGAAACCGATCCTGTAAAAAGACAGCAGTATTTCTGGGATGCTGAAAAGTTGCTTATAGAGGAATGCCCCTTTGTTCCGCTGCAGTGCAGACAGGTGGCATATCTTGAAAAAGAAAACCTTAAAGGTATATCCAGGTATTTTGTGGGTTCGGATGTAGACTTTATATATGCATATTTTGAATAA
- a CDS encoding M24 family metallopeptidase, with protein MKERLEKLFDLMKKENIDGIFLAKDANVRYVSGFTGSESYALVSKDARALITDSRYTEQAEQECEGFDVIKWKAPHPTLPEAACGVCEKYGIKKLGFEKDVLTVDFYDKLKENLKGIELIGTVGLVEKIRQVKDENEISYMREASRITDEAFNEVLNYIKPGVTEKDVKRELIYLVQKKGADDVGFSFIVASGENGSKPHAIPSDKPIEAGDFVTMDIGSLYNGYRSDMTRTVAVKMADERQRYIYNVVKRSQEEGVKAVRAGVECRLIDKAARDVIISEGVEGMFEYGIGHGVGLEIHEAPAMSPNSTHILEAGNVITVEPGIYIPGWGGVRIEDMVAVTKDGCEILTRSPKELIIV; from the coding sequence ATGAAGGAAAGACTTGAAAAGCTGTTTGATCTTATGAAAAAAGAAAATATAGACGGGATATTTTTGGCAAAGGATGCTAATGTCCGTTATGTCAGCGGATTTACAGGTTCAGAATCTTATGCTTTGGTATCAAAGGATGCCCGGGCGCTTATAACCGATTCAAGATACACAGAACAAGCTGAACAGGAATGCGAGGGTTTTGATGTAATAAAGTGGAAGGCTCCTCATCCTACTTTGCCGGAGGCGGCATGCGGGGTATGTGAAAAATACGGAATAAAAAAGCTGGGTTTTGAAAAAGACGTACTCACAGTGGATTTTTACGATAAGTTAAAAGAAAATTTAAAAGGCATAGAGCTAATAGGAACAGTAGGCCTTGTGGAGAAAATCCGACAGGTAAAAGATGAAAACGAAATTTCTTATATGAGAGAAGCCTCAAGGATTACGGATGAGGCTTTCAATGAAGTGCTAAATTACATAAAGCCGGGAGTTACCGAAAAGGACGTAAAAAGAGAGCTTATATATCTGGTGCAGAAAAAAGGAGCTGACGACGTAGGCTTTTCATTTATAGTAGCATCAGGGGAAAATGGCTCAAAACCCCATGCAATCCCTTCTGACAAGCCCATTGAGGCAGGGGATTTTGTGACAATGGATATTGGTTCTCTCTACAATGGCTACAGATCTGATATGACAAGGACCGTTGCGGTGAAAATGGCAGATGAAAGGCAAAGATATATTTACAATGTTGTTAAAAGATCTCAGGAAGAAGGAGTAAAAGCTGTAAGAGCCGGAGTAGAATGCAGGCTGATTGATAAAGCTGCTCGTGATGTGATAATATCTGAAGGCGTAGAAGGAATGTTCGAGTACGGCATAGGTCACGGCGTGGGCCTTGAAATCCATGAAGCCCCAGCCATGTCGCCTAACAGCACCCATATCTTAGAGGCCGGGAATGTGATTACCGTGGAGCCTGGTATATATATACCTGGATGGGGAGGTGTTAGGATTGAAGATATGGTAGCAGTAACTAAAGACGGTTGTGAAATTTTGACACGATCACCAAAAGAGCTTATTATCGTATAA
- a CDS encoding helix-turn-helix domain-containing protein, producing the protein MNKIKRKDIGNKIRELRNNKGLTLKELGEKTDLSISFLSQVERGTSAVSITALEKIAGALETDLAYFFTLPQKHENLIMRSYEQEIFSVEESRVYNRLANDVNGKVLESMLITLFPNQKENKVATYTHEGEEFAYVLEGILTILIDDEEYQLNPGDCVHMASTIPHEWVNYTNKLVKVLCVSIPRIFQQK; encoded by the coding sequence GTGAATAAAATTAAAAGAAAGGATATTGGCAATAAGATAAGAGAACTGCGCAACAACAAAGGGTTGACTTTAAAAGAACTGGGTGAGAAGACAGACCTTTCAATCAGCTTCTTGTCTCAAGTTGAAAGAGGAACAAGTGCGGTGTCTATAACTGCTCTTGAAAAGATTGCAGGCGCCCTTGAAACTGATCTTGCCTATTTTTTTACTCTTCCACAGAAACATGAAAACTTAATAATGCGAAGTTATGAGCAAGAGATTTTTTCAGTTGAGGAATCCAGGGTGTATAACAGGCTTGCAAATGATGTCAACGGAAAAGTCTTAGAATCTATGTTAATAACCCTTTTCCCCAATCAAAAGGAAAATAAGGTGGCAACATATACTCATGAAGGAGAAGAATTTGCATATGTTTTAGAGGGAATCCTGACAATTTTAATTGATGATGAAGAGTATCAATTAAATCCGGGAGATTGTGTTCATATGGCATCTACTATCCCTCACGAATGGGTAAACTATACAAATAAATTGGTAAAAGTCCTGTGTGTAAGCATACCGCGGATTTTTCAACAAAAATAA
- a CDS encoding tRNA1(Val) (adenine(37)-N6)-methyltransferase produces MKEYLKYPGEHIDDLLCDNLKIIQQDGAYKFAIDSVLLANFIKAGKNDRIIDLGTGSGVIPILLCAKTCAKEIIGIEIDEAACSRAKRSIKMNGLEDRAKIICADLKKAPKIFGSESFTVVSANPPYMTVDEGKISPNQSIAIARHEIAASLRDVVSTASNLLTFGGKFYMVYRTVRLVDAICLMRSFRLEPKLMRFVHPKFSEGPNLFLVMAKKGASSGLKMLPPLVVYNADGSYTDEIIKIYFGSQ; encoded by the coding sequence ATGAAAGAATACTTAAAATATCCCGGCGAGCACATTGATGACTTATTGTGCGATAACCTAAAAATCATCCAGCAGGACGGGGCATATAAGTTTGCCATCGATTCAGTACTGCTTGCAAATTTTATAAAGGCCGGTAAAAACGACAGGATAATAGATTTGGGAACAGGAAGCGGAGTCATTCCCATACTGCTTTGCGCTAAAACTTGTGCAAAAGAGATAATCGGCATAGAAATAGATGAAGCAGCCTGCAGCAGAGCAAAGAGAAGCATAAAAATGAATGGTCTTGAAGACAGAGCAAAAATCATTTGCGCAGACCTTAAAAAAGCCCCTAAGATATTTGGCAGTGAAAGCTTTACTGTGGTTTCGGCAAACCCTCCGTATATGACCGTAGATGAAGGGAAAATTAGTCCCAACCAAAGTATCGCCATTGCAAGACATGAAATCGCCGCATCGCTGAGAGATGTTGTAAGCACCGCTTCTAACCTTTTAACTTTCGGCGGAAAGTTTTATATGGTTTATAGGACTGTAAGACTTGTTGATGCGATTTGCTTAATGAGAAGCTTTCGGCTTGAACCCAAACTTATGCGCTTTGTGCATCCAAAATTCAGCGAAGGCCCAAATTTATTTCTTGTCATGGCAAAAAAAGGTGCATCTTCAGGATTAAAGATGCTTCCGCCGCTAGTAGTTTATAATGCCGACGGCAGTTATACCGATGAGATAATAAAAATATATTTCGGAAGTCAGTAG